AGGCTGCCCCCATACGGGCCAGCACTTCACCAGTTGGTCCCTTACCCTCagccagccacccaggcctcAATACCCAGGTGTGCTACTTAGGAAGAGGGTACCCAGGGGCTGGCTGTAGGTGGGCAAGCACTGACAAAGGTCCGTATCTATGCCAGGTTTACAGGAATCCTGAGTGGTTCCAGGGCTCCACAGTGGTTGGGTGGATACTGACACAAGTTCATGTCAGTATACCTCAGTAAACCTTGGGTTTTAGGGGGCCTGTGGTGGTCAGGCCAAGTGCTAATGTGGGATCCATTGCCATCTATACCCCCTGCTCAGGTCGCCATGGATCGGATGAAGAAGATCAAGCGGCAGCTGTCAATGACACTCCGAGGGGGCCGAGGTGTGGACAAGACCAATGGTGCCCCTGAACAGATAGGCCTGGATGAGAGTGGGGGTGGTGGCGGCAATGACCTCGGAGAGGTACCCACTCGTGCCGCTCCTGGGGAACCTCGCTCTGGACGGGGCCCTCTCAGTTCTGCACCAGGTGGGTCCACTGACCACTTCTGCCCCCGGACTGGTCCCCCGGTGCCACCTCCCAGCCGAGTTCCCCTTAGatttgtgttatttccattttcctttctcccgttttctcccccttccctgctatCCTCTCCGCACACGCTCTCTCTATCTGTGCCCCTTTCCTTGGCTTTGTGCCCAGGCCTCGGGGAGGAAGAGTGCCCTGCCTGCTGCAGCTGCCCCCAAccttccctttgcccttctcctgCGCTCTGCTATGGCCCCCCTCAGGCCTACTGGTGCCTGCCTACCCTGGGCCTGCCTTCTCAGGGCCTTTGGCTACTGTGCCGCTGCCTGCCTCCTGGTCCTGGGCCATCCCCAGTCTCAGCTCACCCCTGAAACAGGGTGCTCCACTGGGTGactattgcccccccccccatcccccgtTCAACCTGTCCTGACCTGTCTGAACCTCCCTGGGCCTTGCCACCCTCTCCCTGAGGGACTCTAGGCTGTTCTGGGGgtttgtgtgtacgtgtgtgatCAGGGGATTGTGTTACGTTGAGGAGGGGGTGTCCTGGGGCTTCAGCCCTCAACTGGTCTGCCCTCCCCCTGTCCTCACTACCAGAAATTGTACACGAGGACTTGAAGATGGGGTCTGATGGGGAAAGTGACCAGGCTTCAGCCACGTCCTCCGATGAGGTGCAGTCGCCAGTGAGGGTGCGCATGCGCAACCATCCCCCACGCAAGATCTCCACTGAGGTGCTTAACTCCCTGTCTGGCTGGTGGTGGGGCTAGAAAAGAGGGTTAAATGTGGGGAGGTGGAGCTCATGGTCCCGTTTCTCACCCATCTTGCCTGTTAGGACATCAACAAGCGCCTATCACTACCAGCCGACATCCGGCTGCCTGAGGGCTACCTTGAGAAGCTGACCCTCAATAGCCCCATCTTCGACAAGCCCCTCAGCCGCCGCCTCCGCCGTGTCAGCCTGGTGAGTGTCTTCTGTGCCTGTCCTCTCCTCCTTTCACTGCCCACCCGCCTCTGTCCCCTCCTATGAGCCTTCTTCAACCTGCCCCTTTACCCCACAGTCTGAGATTGGCTTTGGGAAACTGGAGACCTACATCAAGCTAGACAAGCTGGGAGAGGTGAGAGACCATCGTCAGGCACATGGTGGGGATGGGGGTCAGTGAGAACTTCCTGCAGCTTCCTCTCCTGTCACTCGTCCTCACACACCAGGGTACCTATGCCACCGTCTACAAAGGCAAAAGCAAGCTCACGGACAACCTTGTGGCACTCAAGGAGATCAGACTGGAACACGAAGAAGGGGCACCCTGCACCGCCATCCGGGAAGGTACAGACACACAGGAAGGCTGTCCCAGGCTTCCCAGGCTCACCTCttgacacatacacacacaccctgtagTAGGAACAAGGACTGGGGGTTGGGGCATTCCCTCCTGACACTCTGGGCTTCACGCGAAAGTGCCCATCATGCACATATCTAGATGATAATCAAGGTAACCAGGAATCTGTTCCCGTTTGGAGAAAAGACCAAGAATTATACAGCAGGGTGTTCGCTTTGGGTCTGAGAGCACCCGTGAAAGTGCTCACCGGTTTACTTGACAACAATTTCTAGTCAGAATATCACGCGGGATGAATTTGAATTGTGTAGAAGTTATGTGTGCAAAGTGAATTTCGCACCAAGTTGCAGGCCTCTGTACTGAGGGTTGACGCAAAACCCCTTTCCGGAAAGCAAAAACAGGTTGTGAAGATCTAGTGTCCTGTAAGCCTGGGGTGGCAATCCCAGGTCCTTGCTCCATactcttctctgagccttagtgtcCACATCTGGAACATGGAGTCACCCCTTCCTGGCATTGGGTGGGATAGAGCCAGTGGCAATGAGCCACCACCTCAGGCTgcacagggaaagaaggaaaccctggGCTTGTCCCTGTCTGGTCCTCCTCGCCTCTACCCTGAGGGTGGGTGGGGCCCTGActcttcccccatcccttcctccccatGCTCCCTGCAGTGTCCCTGCTCAAGGACCTCAAACATGCCAACATCGTCACGCTACATGACATTATCCACACGGAGAAGTCCCTCACCCTTGTCTTTGAGTACCTGGTAAGgttggggggcagtgggggtggggagtggggagatggCCAGGAGCCACAGGATGTGGCCCTCTTTCCTCCCATCTCCTCTTCTGTCCTCAGGACAAGGACCTGAAGCAGTACCTGGATGACTGTGGGAACGTCATCAACATGCACAACGTGAAAGTGGGTGTGGGGCAGGAAGCAGGGGCACAAGGGGGCCCCCACTCACCCACTCCACCCCACAAATCTCCCTGAAACAGACTTTTCCCGTTTGGCTTTTTTGCTGGGAGCCCTTGGAGGGCATTGGGACCTTGTCCTCTTTTGTGAGATAAAGCTCTGGGCTCAGTGTCTGTGTTTGGGAGGGGGAACAGTGTCTGCTGGGGGTCAGGCTGCTGGATGCTCTCTGACATCTGCCTGCCCTTCCTGGGTCCCCAGCTGTTCCTGTTCCAGCTGCTTCGTGGCCTGGCCTACTGCCACCGGCAGAAGGTGCTACACCGAGACCTCAAGCCCCAAAACCTGCTCATCAACGAGAGAGGAGAGCTCAAGCTGGCCGACTTTGGTACCCTGgcctcccccttcttcccagtGATCGCCCCGCCTTACCCTCTCAGACTCCCCCTTCCTCATGACTGCCTTATCTCAGTCCCCTTCAGCTTCTCCAGGCTTTGCTTAGGACACCCTCAGTCCCAGCTGTGCTCTCCCCGAGGCTGCCCGGGACCTCCTCAATTCCAGCTGCCCCTTCTCTCAACCTACCAGGCCTGGCCCGGGCCAAGTCAATTCCAACGAAGACCTACTCCAATGAGGTGGTGACACTGTGGTACCGGCCCCCCGACATCCTGCTTGGGTCCACAGACTACTCTACCCAGATTGACATGTGGTGAGGACAGGTGGAAGTGTGGCAGGAGCCATGTGGTGAAGCGGGTGGCTTGGTCACAATGGCCAACCAGCCAACTGCCTCTCTATTCACTGTGCCCTCCCTGCCTAGGGGTGTGGGCTGCATCTTCTATGAGATGGCCACAGGCCGACCCCTCTTCCCAGGCTCCACGGTGGAGGAACAGCTGCATTTCATCTTCCGTATCTTAGGTGAGGAGGAACGAGCCCTAGGAACTGTGGGGACATTTAGGGATGCCCTGTGGATGCTTAGGGTAATTCTCCTTCCCTGCCAGGAACCCCAACTGAGGAGACATGGCCAGGCATTCTGTCCAACGAAGAATTTAAGACATACAACTACCCCAAGTATCGAGCCGAGGCCCTTTTGAGCCATGCACCCCGGTGAggctggtgggtgggagggtaGGTGGGTGTTAGGGCTGGAGTGCCCAAACTCAACTTAAAGCAGATCCTCTTGTCCTTGCGGTAGACTTGACAGCGACGGGGCTGACCTCCTCACTAAGCTGCTGCAGGTGAGACCACCCTCCTGGACCAGCCTTGGGGGCTAGGGGATTCTAGGTGTAGGGGGACAGGGAGCTCCCGGGGTACGGTCTGGGATGGGGCAAAAGAGAGGTCTACTTGTTGAAGGGGTCAatacacccccccacccccccgaccccTGCCTGTCCTCCCACTCAGTTTGAAGGTCGCAATCGGATCTCCGCAGAGGATGCCATGAAACATCCATTCTTCCTCAGTCTGGGGGAGCGGATCCACAAACTTCCTGACAGTGAGTGCAGCTGGCGGGACCTGTGGGGAACAGGATGCTGGGTGGGCTGTGCGGGGCACACCCTTGATCACGCATATGACATGTTATGTGTATTACAAGTTATTTagttttcagttcctttttaCCTTTCACGGGAATTTTCTAACATACGTGAAAATAGACGTAacgtcattttcctttttttttttttttttttttaaagcaaacgtTTCCTTGTAAAATATATACCGAGAAACGCACAGGTCATGAGTATATGGCATAGTGAATTTTTAGAAACTAACCACACCCATGTAACTGGCATACAGGTCAAGAAATAGGATGAGAGAACCTCCCCCGAAGTGCCCTCTTATTTCCTTTAGTTATTCCCAGCCCCTTGCCAAGGGTTACTACTAGTTTGACTTCTCACAGCATAGGTAAGTCTTCCCCATCCTTGTACTGTACAGAAACAGAATCACACGTGGTGTTCTCCTTTTATACCtgattaaaaaactttttcatatggacactttaaaattatatatgtttaggggcgcctggctggctcagtcggtggagtataggactcttgatcttggcgtttgtgagtttgagtcccacgttgggtgtagaggttactttaaaaaataaatacataggggcacctcagtggcccagggattgtctccctccttctctctctgccccttcctccacttggTCATGCGTGCTGTCAATAataagtaattattaaataaataaaattagaccCAATAACAAGTCCCCAAGCACTCTAGCAGGTCATCAACTCGTGGCcaatctggttttgttttgttttttaatgcttatttatttttgagagcgcgcaagcagggcaggggcacagagagagggacagaggatccgaagtgggctctgtgctgacagcagcgagcctgatggggggctcgaactcacgaaccgtgcaatcatgacctgaaccaaagtcggacactcgactGAGTGAGTCACCTGGGCCAATCTGATTTTATCTGTATTCCCTCTGATTATTTTGAATCAAATCCTGGATATATCATTCACCTATAAATTTCAGCATGTATCTTTAAGAGGTTTTTTAATAACTATCATTATCCTACCTTCAAAATGTTGGCCCACTTCCTGAATCTCCCCACTGGATTAATCTAAATCAAATCCCAAACACCATCCATCACCTAGACTCAACAGATGGTAATTGCAATACCATTATCACACTTGACAGAATTACTGACTTCTTCGTGTAATAGCCCATATTCCATTTTCTCTAGTTGTAGCTGGTTTGTGTATAAGGATTATATGACAGATGAAAAAGTCAAACTTCTCAAAGACAAGACAGCTTTTTGTAATTCCCCCAATGGGGCCATGTGGGAGGTGGTCCTTGGCTGGCCCCATGGGTCATTTCCCACTGTCTGTCCTCCACCCACAGCTACTTCCATATTTGCACTAAAGGAGATCCAGCTACAAAAGGAGGCCGGCCTTCGGTCTTCGTCAATGCCTGACTCAGGTAGGTGTGGCCCTTGCCCTCTTCCCCGCCCTGGCCACCTACCTGCTTACCCACCAACAGCCATCCGCTCTGCTTTCCCCTGCAGGCAGGCCAGCTTTCCGCGTGGTGGACACCGAGTTCTAAGCCAGAGACCGAGGCCCCAGCAGGCAGCAGCTGGAGGGATGCCACTCCCCCTCACAGGGCAGCCCCCAACTGTATCCTCCTTGCTTGCTGCCTGCCTACCTGCCTGACTCATGCTCGCCTGCCCACATGTCCCCTGCTGCCTGTCCAAACACCCGACCATTGGCCTGTCAACCCACCCATTGGCCTGTCTGCTGGGTGCTAACAAAGCTCTCATCGCTCCTTCGCctggtttgtctgtctgtctgtatgtctgtctctctctgtctcggtaGTTGCCGGCGGACAGCATGGCCGTGTCAGCCTCCCACACTGAGGCCAGGCCTATCCCCCTTCCCatcatcccctcccccaggacCACTACCCCATGGCCAGCCAGGGGTCCGGAGCTAGCCCAGGCTGGGGATCTCGACTCAGACAAGACGTGACAATGCCTTGGGTCTGAGGCTTCCCCTGCCTGCTTTCCTGCCTGCCCCACCTGCCTCATGTTGTGTgggcctttttttgtttgtttcattcattgttgttttttaattattttaaatgaggttttcattttttaaatgcaatatcTCTGTATACAGAatggctgggccccaccccctgcGTGTGGCCCTCCCACAGTATTTTGTGCAATGAAGCCCCGCTCCCAGCCTTTCCAAGGCAGGGACACAGCCCCTATTTGGAACCCTGACCATCACCAGACCCTGGGGTCGGCTAAGGGAAAGCATGCCTCGACCATTCGCCTTCCTACCCCCCGCCTGCCATCCTCAGCTGCAGGGGGACCTGGGGACTACTGGAGACTCTCTGGGAGGTGGACGAGGTGGGGGGGCCCCCACTCTTTCCTCCTACAGTCCCATAGCTGgggcctccttccttctcagggTCTCCCTAGCCCaaccctcctgcccccatcccactCGGTGCTGTTGAGTAGGGGCCCTGCCAGGAACTGACCAACTCTTCAAGGAGCCATAGTGTATatatgtgcacaagcaggggcagaggggcGCATGGGGGTCTGTGCCCAAGCGTTAGCCCCTAACCCCTGGGGAGggtgaggcagggcaggggcagtcTCTGGGGTCAGTCTCAGATGGGTGGTTACCTCCCCGTCCTCCACTCTAAACCCTGGGGCCCTCAAatggggtgggagggctggggtgggggccctCCTAGTGGGGTTTGGAGGGTTGGGTTCCTGAATGCACCATAATCGctgtatgaaatattaaaaagtctAAAGTGAAAAACCTGATTGCAAGTCCCtgcaagggtgggggtgggctcaGTCCAAGGTGAGTCCTGGGACTTTGGAGAATTCATACCTGGCCAGGGACATGTCACGACTATGGAAGGCATTGGAGGGGCTGCACATGCAATAG
This region of Felis catus isolate Fca126 chromosome X, F.catus_Fca126_mat1.0, whole genome shotgun sequence genomic DNA includes:
- the CDK16 gene encoding cyclin-dependent kinase 16 isoform X1: MWGWCRWNMPFYGHARGRISGPAVLGEPRAPSTDGYISAAAPENACCGGLCSHSEAAPIRASTSPVGPLPSASHPGLNTQVAMDRMKKIKRQLSMTLRGGRGVDKTNGAPEQIGLDESGGGGGNDLGEVPTRAAPGEPRSGRGPLSSAPEIVHEDLKMGSDGESDQASATSSDEVQSPVRVRMRNHPPRKISTEDINKRLSLPADIRLPEGYLEKLTLNSPIFDKPLSRRLRRVSLSEIGFGKLETYIKLDKLGEGTYATVYKGKSKLTDNLVALKEIRLEHEEGAPCTAIREVSLLKDLKHANIVTLHDIIHTEKSLTLVFEYLDKDLKQYLDDCGNVINMHNVKLFLFQLLRGLAYCHRQKVLHRDLKPQNLLINERGELKLADFGLARAKSIPTKTYSNEVVTLWYRPPDILLGSTDYSTQIDMWGVGCIFYEMATGRPLFPGSTVEEQLHFIFRILGTPTEETWPGILSNEEFKTYNYPKYRAEALLSHAPRSSCPCGRLDSDGADLLTKLLQFEGRNRISAEDAMKHPFFLSLGERIHKLPDTTSIFALKEIQLQKEAGLRSSSMPDSGRPAFRVVDTEF
- the CDK16 gene encoding cyclin-dependent kinase 16 isoform X2 → MWGWCRWNMPFYGHARGRISGPAVLGEPRAPSTDGYISAAAPENACCGGLCSHSEAAPIRASTSPVGPLPSASHPGLNTQVAMDRMKKIKRQLSMTLRGGRGVDKTNGAPEQIGLDESGGGGGNDLGEVPTRAAPGEPRSGRGPLSSAPEIVHEDLKMGSDGESDQASATSSDEVQSPVRVRMRNHPPRKISTEDINKRLSLPADIRLPEGYLEKLTLNSPIFDKPLSRRLRRVSLSEIGFGKLETYIKLDKLGEGTYATVYKGKSKLTDNLVALKEIRLEHEEGAPCTAIREVSLLKDLKHANIVTLHDIIHTEKSLTLVFEYLDKDLKQYLDDCGNVINMHNVKLFLFQLLRGLAYCHRQKVLHRDLKPQNLLINERGELKLADFGLARAKSIPTKTYSNEVVTLWYRPPDILLGSTDYSTQIDMWGVGCIFYEMATGRPLFPGSTVEEQLHFIFRILGTPTEETWPGILSNEEFKTYNYPKYRAEALLSHAPRLDSDGADLLTKLLQFEGRNRISAEDAMKHPFFLSLGERIHKLPDTTSIFALKEIQLQKEAGLRSSSMPDSGRPAFRVVDTEF
- the CDK16 gene encoding cyclin-dependent kinase 16 isoform X3; the protein is MAVAMDRMKKIKRQLSMTLRGGRGVDKTNGAPEQIGLDESGGGGGNDLGEVPTRAAPGEPRSGRGPLSSAPEIVHEDLKMGSDGESDQASATSSDEVQSPVRVRMRNHPPRKISTEDINKRLSLPADIRLPEGYLEKLTLNSPIFDKPLSRRLRRVSLSEIGFGKLETYIKLDKLGEGTYATVYKGKSKLTDNLVALKEIRLEHEEGAPCTAIREVSLLKDLKHANIVTLHDIIHTEKSLTLVFEYLDKDLKQYLDDCGNVINMHNVKLFLFQLLRGLAYCHRQKVLHRDLKPQNLLINERGELKLADFGLARAKSIPTKTYSNEVVTLWYRPPDILLGSTDYSTQIDMWGVGCIFYEMATGRPLFPGSTVEEQLHFIFRILGTPTEETWPGILSNEEFKTYNYPKYRAEALLSHAPRSSCPCGRLDSDGADLLTKLLQFEGRNRISAEDAMKHPFFLSLGERIHKLPDTTSIFALKEIQLQKEAGLRSSSMPDSGRPAFRVVDTEF
- the CDK16 gene encoding cyclin-dependent kinase 16 isoform X4, with translation MDRMKKIKRQLSMTLRGGRGVDKTNGAPEQIGLDESGGGGGNDLGEVPTRAAPGEPRSGRGPLSSAPEIVHEDLKMGSDGESDQASATSSDEVQSPVRVRMRNHPPRKISTEDINKRLSLPADIRLPEGYLEKLTLNSPIFDKPLSRRLRRVSLSEIGFGKLETYIKLDKLGEGTYATVYKGKSKLTDNLVALKEIRLEHEEGAPCTAIREVSLLKDLKHANIVTLHDIIHTEKSLTLVFEYLDKDLKQYLDDCGNVINMHNVKLFLFQLLRGLAYCHRQKVLHRDLKPQNLLINERGELKLADFGLARAKSIPTKTYSNEVVTLWYRPPDILLGSTDYSTQIDMWGVGCIFYEMATGRPLFPGSTVEEQLHFIFRILGTPTEETWPGILSNEEFKTYNYPKYRAEALLSHAPRSSCPCGRLDSDGADLLTKLLQFEGRNRISAEDAMKHPFFLSLGERIHKLPDTTSIFALKEIQLQKEAGLRSSSMPDSGRPAFRVVDTEF